AGCTGCGGCGCGCGGGGATCAGCGCGAACGCGGGGATCTCGAGCGGCTCCGACGGGGCGCCGACGTTGACCAGCGTGCCGTCGATCGCGAGCAGGCCGATGTACTTCGACATGTCGAGCTTCGCGGAGACGGTGTTGATGATCAGGTCGAACGAGCTGGCGAGCTCCTCGAAGGTCGACTCGTCGCTGGTCGCGAAGTAGCGGTCGGCGCCGAGGCGGAGTCCGTCCTCCTTCTTGGAGAGCGTCTGCGAGAGCACGGTGACCTCGGCGCCCATCGCGTGCGCGATCTTCACGGCCATGTGGCCGAGGCCGCCCATGCCGACCACCGCGACGCGCGTGCCGGGGCCCGCGTTCCAGTGGCGCAGCGGCGAGTAGGTGGTGATGCCGGCGCAGAGCAGCGGCGCGACCTTCTCGATGTCGAGGGACTCGGGGACGCGGAGCACGAAGTCCTCGTCGACGACGACGGCCTCGGAGTAGCCGCCCTGCGTGATGGTGCCGTCGGCCGGGTCGGTGCCGCCGTAGGTCTGGATGTTGCCCTTCAGGCAGTACTGCTCCTGGCCGGCCTTGCACTGCTCGCACTCCTTGCAGGAGTTGACCATGCAGCCGACGCCGACGAGGTCGCCGACCTGGTGCTTGGTGACGTCGGAGCCGACCTCGGTGACGCGGCCGACGATCTCGTGGCCGACGACCTGCGGGTAGGCGATGGGGCCCCACTCGCCGCGGACGGTGTGGATGTCGGAGTGGCAGACGCCCGAGTAGGCGATGTCGATGGAGACGTCCTTCGGGCCGACGTCGCGGCGCTCGATGGTGGTCTTGGTGATGGGATCGGTGGCGGACGTGGCCGCGTAGGCGTTGACGGTGCGCATGGTTCTCCTAATGCTGTCCGGTGGGGGAGGGGAGGGATCGGGTCGATCCGGCCGCGCCCTCTTCGGATGCGGTACCCCTCGACGCTACGCCCGCCCGGCGACCCTCCCTGACCGTCGCCTGCGATGCGTCCCCCGACGGATAGCGTGGCCGGATGCCCGCGACCCCCCTCCTCGCCCCCGTCCGCACGCGATCGGGGCCCGTCGCCGGACGGCTCGACGGCGACGTGGCGCGCTGGCTGGGGATCCCGTACGCGACGGCCGGTCGCGGCGCGCCGCCGGTGCCCGCGGAGCCCGAGCGCGGATCCGACGGCGAGCCCGTCGTGCGCGACGCTGTGACGCCGGCGCCCGCGTGCCCGCAGCCGTCGTCGCGGATCCTCGACACGCTCATGCAGGGCGCGCTCGACGGGATCGGGCGGTCGGAGGACTGCCAGCGGCTCTCGATCACGCGGCCCGCCGACCTCGCGCCCGAGGAGGCGCTGCCCGTCATCGTCTGGTTCCACGGCGGCGGCTACACGACGGGCGCGGGCGACCTCGCGATCCACGACCCGCGCGCGCTCGTGACCGAGCAGCGGGTGATCGTCGTCGCCGTGACCGCGCGGCTCGGGCTCCTCGGCTTCGGCGGCGGGGGCGGCGGCGGGCGCCGGCCGCACGACGGGCCGCCGGCGAACCTCGGGCTCCTCGACCAGGTCGAGGCGCTCCGCTGGATCCGCGACTCGATCGCCGGGTTCGGCGGCGACCCCGACGCCGTCACCGCGATGGGCCAGTCCGCCGGCGGCGACGCGATCCTGCACCTCATGATCAGCGACGGCGCCCGCGGCCTCTTCCACCGGGCGATCGTGCAGAGCCCGCCGGTGGGGATAACGGGCGGGCGCGAGCGCATGTTCCGGGCGATGGCGCGCGTGACCCGCGGGCTCCGGGCCGATGCGTCGCTCGCCGACGTGATGCGGCGCCAGGCCCGGGCCGAGCGGGCGTCGTGGGCGTCGGGGATCCGCGCCGGCCTCCCCTGGGGACCGCGCTACGGCCACGCACCTCTGCCCGCCGAGGCCGACCGCGACGCCGCCTGGCGCGCCGCGGCGCCCGATGTCGACCTCCTCATCGGCACGACGCGCGACGAGACCGCGATGTACCTGCCCGCGCTCCCCGTGATCGCCCCGCTGCTCGGCGTGCCGGTGGTCGGCCCGGCCCTCCGCCGCGTGCTGATGCGCGCGGTCGTGCGACCCACCACGCGCCGCGTCTACACGCGGCCCGTCGCCGCCTTCGCCGCGCGGCACCGGGCGGCGGGCGGCCGGGCCGTGCGCTACGTCCTCCGCGCGGCGCCGGCGTCGAGCCCCATCGGCGCGGGGCACACGTCCGACGTGCCGCTGGTCCTCGGCACGCACGAGGCCTGGACCCGGATGCGGCTGGTGCCGCCGGAGGCCTGGCCCGAGGTCGCCGAGCGCGGGCGCGCGGTGCGGCGGGTCTGGGCCGACTTCGCGCGCACGGGCGAGGTCGCGGCGGACGCCGACGCGCGCGGCTGCGGGATGCGCTTCGACCGCGGCTGACACCGCCGCATCCGCCTGTCAAGGGGTAGGCGCTGCCGGGACCGAGGAGTCTGCTGGACGCATCAGACGGAGGGAGCGACATGCGAGCGATGGTCTACCGAGGGCCCTACCGGATCCGCGTGGAGGAGAAGGACATCCCCCGCATCGAGCATCCGAACGACGCGATCGTCCGCGTCACCCGGGCGGCGATCTGCGGATCCGACCTGCACCTGTACCACGGCCTCCTCCCGGACACGCGGGTCGGCACGACCTTCGGCCACGAGTTCATCGGCGTCGTGCACGAGGTCGGCTCGTCGGTCGAGAACCTGTCCGTGGGCGACCGCGTGATGGTGCCGTTCAACATCTACTGCGGGTCCTGCTTCTTCTGCGCCCGCGGCCTCTACTCGAACTGCCACAACGTGAACCCGAACGCCACGGCGGTCGGCGGCATCTACGGCTACTCGCACACCACGGGCGGCTACGACGGCGGCCAGGCGGAGTACGTGCGCGTGCCGTTCGCGGACGTCGGGCCCATGGTGATCCCCGAGGACATCCACGACGAGGACGCGCTCGTCATGACCGACGCGCTCTCCACGGGCTACTTCGGCGCGCAGCTCGGCGACATCGTCGAGGGCGACACCGTGGCCGTGCTCGGCGCCGGGCCCGTCGGCCTGTACGCCGCGCGCTCGGCGTGGTTCATGGGCGCGGGCCGCGTGATCGTCGTCGACCAGCTCGACTACCGCCTCCGCATGGCCGAGTCGTTCGCGCACGCGGAGACGCTCGACTTCTCGTCCGTGAAGGACACCGTGCTCGAGCTCAAGCGGCTGACCGACGGGCTCGGCGCCGACGTCGTCATCGACGCGGTGGGCGCGGAGGCCGACGGCCACGCGCTGCACCAGATCACCGGCACCAAGGTGAAGGTGCAGGGCGGATCCCCGGTGGCGCTCAACTGGGCCATCGACGGCGTGCGCAAGGGCGGCACCGTCAGCGTCATGGGCGCCTACGGGCCCGTGCCCGCGGCGATCAAGTTCGGCGACGCCGTGAACAAGGGCATCACGATGCGGATGAACCAGGCGCCCGTGAAGCGGCAGTGGCCGCGGCTCATGGAGCACATCCGCGCCGGGCACTTCTCGCCGCGCGACATCATCACGCACCGCATCCCGCTCGAGCACATCGCGGAGGGGTACCACACGTTCTCCGCGAAGCTCGACGACTGCGTCAAGACCGTCATCACGTTCGACGACAAGTAGGAGCAGGCCATGCCGTACCGCGCGAGCGACCACCACCGCCCCGTCGACGCCGACGCGCTCCGGGCGCGGATCCCGGGCTGGGGCGCCGACCTCGACCACGCCGACCGCCCCGCGTTCCCGCGCGAGCGCACCGACCTCGTCTCCGGCGCCCACTGGGACATGCCGGAGCGCCAGGAGGAGCTGCGGCCACGCGAGCGCTCCATCGAGCACACGGAGCTGCCGCCCGTCTTCGGCACGGTCGCGCCGCTGCACGGCGTCTCGGGCGCGATCAAGCGCTACGCCTACGCGACCTTCAGCGAGGGCCGGTCCGTGCACTGGCTGCTGCTGATGCTCGGTGACCGGGTGGACGCCGCCGGTGCGCACCTCGGATCGCTCGTGAGCGGGCACCCGGACGACCCGTTCACCGAGACGGGCGTGCTCAGCGAGCCGCGCCACCACCCGATCTCGTCGCGGTTCGGGCGCGGGCGGGCCGACATGAAGCACATGTGGATGGACCCGCTGATCGTGGGGGCGTGGCCCATCGCCGCGGTCGCGGTGCTGTTCGTCGTACGGCGCAAGCGCCGCTGAGCCCGGCCGGCGGATCCGCGCGCGTCAGTCGAGCTGCACGCGCCGGGGCCCCGCGCCGCGATCGCCGAGCGCGTCGTCCGGGTTGAGCAGGCCGCACGCGCGCATCGAGAGGCAGCCGCAGCCGATGCAGCCCGTGAGCTCGCGCTCCAGGCGCTCGATGCCCTGCCGCCGCTCCTCGAGCAGGCGCTTCCACCGGCGCGACGCCCGCTGCCAGTCGGCATGGCTCGGCGGGCGGTCGAGCGGCACGTCGTCGAAGGTCGCCTGCACGTCGGCCAGCGGGATCCCGAGGCGCTTGGCCACCGTGATCAGCGACACCCGCCGCAGCATGTGCCGCGCGTACCGGCGCTGGTTGCCCGCGGTGCGCTCGGCGGCGATGAGGCCGAGCTCCTCGTAGAAGCGGAGCGCGGAGGCGGCGACGCCCGTGCGCCTCGTCATCTCGCCGACCGTGAGCAGCTCGCCGGGCGCGTGCCGCGGCCCCGCCTGCGCATCCGCCACGACGTCCCCTCCCGATTGACCTCAAGGGTACGTGAGGTTCTAACCTGGAGACCATGCGCATCACCACCCCCGCCGTCCCGACGGCCCCCACCCGTGAGGACGCCCTGTGACCTACGTGATCGCCCTCCCGTGCGTCGACGTCAAGGACCGCGCCTGCATCGACGAGTGCCCCGTCGACTGCATCTACGAGGGCGAGCGCTCCCTCTACATCCACCCCGACGAGTGCGTCGACTGCGGCGCGTGCGAGCCGGTCTGCCCCGTCGAGGCCATCTACTACGAGGACGACCTGCCCGAGAAGTGGTCGGACTACTACACGGCCAACGTCGAGTTCTTCGCCGAGATGGGTTCGCCCGGAGGGGCCACGAAGGTCGGCGTGACGCACTCCGACCACCCCGTCATCGCCGTGCTGCCGCCCCAGGGCGACCAGGCGTGAGCGCCGACCCCGACCTCTTCAAGGCCGCGTTCCGCGGGCACCCGGCGGGCGTCGCGCTCATCACGGCCCGCACGGCCGAGGGCCCGTCCGGCCTCACCGCGTCGAGCGTCGCGTCGCTGTCGGCGGATCCGCCCGCCCTCTCGTTCTCGGTGACGCGCGCGACGGGATCCGCCGGCGCCATCCTCGGGGCCGACACCTACCTCGTGCACCTGCTCGCCGGGCAGCACGCCGCGCTCGCGCGGGCGTTCGCGGTCTCCGGTTCGCCGCGCTTCACCGCGGAGCAGGGCTTCCAGGAGCTGCCCACCGGCGAGCCGCTGCTCGCGGACGCGCGCGCCGCCCTCCGCTGCCGGACGATCCAGACCGTGCCGGTC
This is a stretch of genomic DNA from Clavibacter zhangzhiyongii. It encodes these proteins:
- a CDS encoding flavin reductase family protein, giving the protein MSADPDLFKAAFRGHPAGVALITARTAEGPSGLTASSVASLSADPPALSFSVTRATGSAGAILGADTYLVHLLAGQHAALARAFAVSGSPRFTAEQGFQELPTGEPLLADARAALRCRTIQTVPVGGSVLVVAEVLDVILGEPAPPLVYRDRRFHLLEDDHPEL
- a CDS encoding NAD(P)-dependent alcohol dehydrogenase, which encodes MRTVNAYAATSATDPITKTTIERRDVGPKDVSIDIAYSGVCHSDIHTVRGEWGPIAYPQVVGHEIVGRVTEVGSDVTKHQVGDLVGVGCMVNSCKECEQCKAGQEQYCLKGNIQTYGGTDPADGTITQGGYSEAVVVDEDFVLRVPESLDIEKVAPLLCAGITTYSPLRHWNAGPGTRVAVVGMGGLGHMAVKIAHAMGAEVTVLSQTLSKKEDGLRLGADRYFATSDESTFEELASSFDLIINTVSAKLDMSKYIGLLAIDGTLVNVGAPSEPLEIPAFALIPARRSWAGSMIGGIAETQEMLDFCAEHGIVPETELISAEQINEAYERVLKSDVRYRFVIDAKTFA
- a CDS encoding carboxylesterase family protein, whose amino-acid sequence is MPATPLLAPVRTRSGPVAGRLDGDVARWLGIPYATAGRGAPPVPAEPERGSDGEPVVRDAVTPAPACPQPSSRILDTLMQGALDGIGRSEDCQRLSITRPADLAPEEALPVIVWFHGGGYTTGAGDLAIHDPRALVTEQRVIVVAVTARLGLLGFGGGGGGGRRPHDGPPANLGLLDQVEALRWIRDSIAGFGGDPDAVTAMGQSAGGDAILHLMISDGARGLFHRAIVQSPPVGITGGRERMFRAMARVTRGLRADASLADVMRRQARAERASWASGIRAGLPWGPRYGHAPLPAEADRDAAWRAAAPDVDLLIGTTRDETAMYLPALPVIAPLLGVPVVGPALRRVLMRAVVRPTTRRVYTRPVAAFAARHRAAGGRAVRYVLRAAPASSPIGAGHTSDVPLVLGTHEAWTRMRLVPPEAWPEVAERGRAVRRVWADFARTGEVAADADARGCGMRFDRG
- the soxR gene encoding redox-sensitive transcriptional activator SoxR gives rise to the protein MADAQAGPRHAPGELLTVGEMTRRTGVAASALRFYEELGLIAAERTAGNQRRYARHMLRRVSLITVAKRLGIPLADVQATFDDVPLDRPPSHADWQRASRRWKRLLEERRQGIERLERELTGCIGCGCLSMRACGLLNPDDALGDRGAGPRRVQLD
- the fdxA gene encoding ferredoxin, producing MTYVIALPCVDVKDRACIDECPVDCIYEGERSLYIHPDECVDCGACEPVCPVEAIYYEDDLPEKWSDYYTANVEFFAEMGSPGGATKVGVTHSDHPVIAVLPPQGDQA
- a CDS encoding zinc-dependent alcohol dehydrogenase, whose translation is MRAMVYRGPYRIRVEEKDIPRIEHPNDAIVRVTRAAICGSDLHLYHGLLPDTRVGTTFGHEFIGVVHEVGSSVENLSVGDRVMVPFNIYCGSCFFCARGLYSNCHNVNPNATAVGGIYGYSHTTGGYDGGQAEYVRVPFADVGPMVIPEDIHDEDALVMTDALSTGYFGAQLGDIVEGDTVAVLGAGPVGLYAARSAWFMGAGRVIVVDQLDYRLRMAESFAHAETLDFSSVKDTVLELKRLTDGLGADVVIDAVGAEADGHALHQITGTKVKVQGGSPVALNWAIDGVRKGGTVSVMGAYGPVPAAIKFGDAVNKGITMRMNQAPVKRQWPRLMEHIRAGHFSPRDIITHRIPLEHIAEGYHTFSAKLDDCVKTVITFDDK